A DNA window from Apium graveolens cultivar Ventura unplaced genomic scaffold, ASM990537v1 ctg6970, whole genome shotgun sequence contains the following coding sequences:
- the LOC141703671 gene encoding two-component response regulator ARR10-like gives MEISKLNNQNNGSNNGSTKEKMVTILVVDDDRTSLSLIASLLKGCPYRVFTAKDPLDALRILRTGVIKFDLVVYDVHMPGMDGFELQRWIDQDFQLPVLYSSVNDLHQQTNQTLEILLLVMSGDREASNLCEGSQSGASLFVVKPITTEDMKSIWDFVNQWKKNLAKGKNLVSDDSSAKDNEDDTGNKLYEKKSKRKLQITDNEDHNHGKNRVLKDKAFLTKKNKLNWTPFLHDKFVRAVQHLGPQGSIPRNIVTVMNVPGLRREQVASHLQKYRIDQEKQSEAEQNPDLFKTLQNGKRWSSSFLSHKALPGYGQTKLPINPGFRPSGLTNGTYPSLMYQPQTPEFSSTDKICSGFNYVQTLATIPMNQNGFSKQMQPPNCYTGSGQEVCNTFISQRNLTSSTLDNVLPEQQYEPADHSNLFLDGSTCQSPGKV, from the exons TCTAAGTTAAATAATCAAAACAATGGTTCTAACAATGGAAGTACTAAGGAAAAAATGGTGACCATTTTGGTGGTGGACGATGATAGAACCTCCTTATCTCTTATTGCTAGTTTGCTAAAGGGATGCCCCTATCGAG TATTCACTGCCAAGGATCCTCTGGATGCTTTGCGCATCCTACGGACTGGAGTCATTAAGTTTGATCTGGTGGTATATGATGTCCACATGCCAGGCATGGATGGGTTTGAACTACAAAGATGGATTGATCAAGATTTTCAATTACCGGTT TTGTACAGTTCCGTCAATGATCTTCACCAACAGACTAATCAAACTCTTGAAATTTTATTGTTAGTGATGTCAGGTGACAGAGAAGCTAGTAATCTATGCGAGGGAAGTCAGAGTGGAGCTTCCCTTTTCGTAGTTAAGCCCATTACTACAGAAGACATGAAATCAATATGGGATTTTGTGAACCAATGGAAAAAGAATCTAGCTAAAGGGAAAAACTTAGTATCTGATGATAGTTCTGCTAAGGACAATGAAGATGACACTGGTAATAAGttatatgaaaagaaatcgaagcGAAAGCTTCAGATAACTGATAATGAAGATCATAATCATGGCAAAAACAGAGTTCTGAAAGACAAAGCTTTTCTAACAAAAAAGAACAAGCTTAATTGGACACCTTTTCTCCATGACAAGTTTGTAAGAGCTGTGCAGCATCTAGGGCCTCAAG GATCTATTCCGAGGAACATTGTTACCGTAATGAATGTGCCTGGACTGAGGAGGGAACAAGTAGCCAGTCACTTGCAA AAGTACCGAATCGACCAAGAGAAACAGTCTGAAGCAGAACAAAATCCAGACTTGTTTAAAACACTCCAAAATGGGAAAAGGTGGTCCTCATCGTTTCTCAGCCATAAGGCACTACCTGGTTACGGACAAACTAAGCTACCAATCAATCCAG GTTTTCGCCCAAGTGGCCTAACAAACGGTACATATCCAAGTCTGATGTACCAACCACAAACACCAGAATTTTCCAGCACTGACAAgatttgcagtggatttaattATGTCCAAACCTTGGCTACGATTCCCATGAATCAAAATGGCTTTTCTAAACAAATGCAGCCACCAAACTGCTATACTGGCAGTGGACAAGAAGTTTGCAATACATTTATTTCACAGAGAAATTTGACATCTTCTACATTGGATAATGTTCTCCCTGAGCAGCAATATGAACCTGCTGATCATAGTAACCTTTTCCTTGATGGAAGTACCTGCCAATCACCTGGTAAGGTTTAG